The following proteins are encoded in a genomic region of Corallococcus soli:
- the speA gene encoding biosynthetic arginine decarboxylase, with the protein MPATAPQHRWTLADAHELYGIRNWGSPYFGINDKGHVCVHPDGPTAPSMDLKELVDEVRRRGIGLPLLLRFTDVLRHRVVHLNNAFKKAIADQGYKGLYRGVYPIKVNQHRYVVETIIEAGKEFTYGLEAGSKPELLAVMALLDNEEALVICNGYKDEEYIETALFYSRLGRNVILVVEKPSELPLIAEVARRTGIAPRLGMRVKLSTRGAGKWEASGGDRSKFGLSSSELMSCISFMKDAGLLASFELLHFHLGSQISNIRNVKNALREVGCFYVEVARQGAPLKYLDVGGGLGVDYDGSQTNFASSMNYTTEEYANDVVFGVMEACDRAGVPHPTLVSESGRAVVAHHAILVVDVLGTSEFDPTQTPEKVDDKAPSVVRNLWSTFREVTNKNVIEAFHDAQDSKEESLQLFSLGHLSLEQRVAAENLYWAICHKILRVARESGEIPEELEALEKQLSDTYFCNFSVFQSLPDSWAIDQLFPMMPIHRLAEKPTRRATLADITCDSDGKIEHFIDKREVKDALELHALNSDDYYLGIFLVGAYQEILGDLHNLFGDTHTVQVSLAPGGGYLIDHVVAGDTVTEVLNYVSYNKDDLVAKLRKFTELALRQGRITLDESRNLLRVYEDGLSGYTYLEREVDATFTSASQLRLLPGPENGAVRPPVSPSGT; encoded by the coding sequence ATGCCCGCTACCGCCCCTCAGCACCGCTGGACCCTGGCCGATGCCCATGAGCTGTACGGCATCCGCAACTGGGGCTCGCCCTACTTCGGCATCAACGACAAGGGCCACGTGTGCGTCCACCCGGACGGGCCCACCGCTCCGAGCATGGACCTCAAGGAGCTGGTGGACGAGGTCCGCCGCCGGGGCATCGGCCTGCCGCTGCTCCTGCGCTTCACGGACGTGCTGCGCCACCGCGTCGTCCACCTGAACAACGCGTTCAAGAAGGCCATCGCGGACCAGGGCTACAAGGGCCTGTACCGGGGCGTGTACCCCATCAAGGTGAACCAGCACCGCTACGTGGTGGAGACCATCATCGAGGCGGGCAAGGAGTTCACCTACGGGCTGGAGGCCGGCAGCAAGCCGGAGCTGCTCGCGGTGATGGCGCTGCTCGACAACGAGGAGGCGCTCGTCATCTGCAACGGCTACAAGGACGAGGAGTACATCGAGACGGCCCTCTTCTATTCGCGCCTGGGCCGCAACGTCATCCTCGTGGTGGAGAAGCCCAGCGAGCTGCCCCTCATCGCGGAGGTCGCGCGCCGCACCGGCATCGCGCCCCGGCTGGGCATGCGCGTGAAGCTGTCCACGCGCGGCGCCGGCAAGTGGGAGGCGAGCGGAGGCGACCGCTCCAAGTTCGGCCTGTCCTCGTCGGAGCTGATGTCCTGCATCAGCTTCATGAAGGACGCGGGCCTGCTGGCCTCCTTCGAACTGCTGCACTTCCACCTGGGCAGCCAGATCTCCAACATCCGCAACGTGAAGAACGCGCTGCGCGAGGTGGGCTGCTTCTACGTGGAGGTGGCCCGCCAGGGCGCCCCGCTGAAGTACCTGGACGTGGGCGGCGGCCTGGGCGTGGACTACGACGGCTCCCAGACGAACTTCGCCTCCTCCATGAACTACACGACGGAGGAGTACGCCAACGACGTCGTCTTCGGCGTGATGGAGGCGTGTGACCGCGCGGGCGTGCCGCACCCCACGCTCGTCTCCGAGTCCGGCCGCGCCGTCGTCGCGCACCACGCCATCCTGGTGGTGGACGTGCTGGGCACGAGCGAGTTCGACCCGACCCAGACGCCCGAGAAGGTGGACGACAAGGCGCCCTCCGTGGTGCGCAACCTCTGGTCCACCTTCCGCGAGGTGACGAACAAGAACGTCATCGAGGCCTTCCACGACGCGCAGGACTCCAAGGAGGAGAGCCTCCAGCTCTTCTCCCTGGGCCACCTGTCGCTGGAGCAGCGCGTGGCGGCGGAGAACCTCTACTGGGCCATCTGCCACAAGATCTTGCGCGTGGCGCGTGAGTCCGGGGAGATCCCGGAGGAGCTGGAGGCGCTGGAGAAGCAGCTGTCGGACACGTACTTCTGCAACTTCTCCGTGTTCCAGTCGCTGCCCGACTCCTGGGCCATTGATCAGCTCTTCCCCATGATGCCCATCCACCGCCTCGCGGAGAAGCCGACCCGGCGCGCGACGCTGGCGGACATCACCTGCGACTCGGACGGGAAGATCGAGCACTTCATCGACAAGCGGGAGGTGAAGGACGCGCTGGAGCTGCACGCGCTCAACAGCGACGACTACTACCTGGGCATCTTCCTGGTGGGCGCGTACCAGGAGATCCTGGGCGACCTGCACAACCTCTTCGGGGACACGCACACGGTGCAGGTGTCGCTGGCCCCGGGCGGCGGCTACCTCATCGACCACGTCGTCGCGGGCGACACCGTGACGGAAGTGCTCAACTACGTCAGCTACAACAAGGACGACCTCGTCGCGAAGCTGCGCAAGTTCACGGAGCTGGCGCTGCGCCAGGGACGCATCACCCTGGACGAGTCGCGCAACCTGCTGCGCGTCTACGAGGACGGCCTGTCGGGCTACACGTACCTGGAGCGGGAGGTGGACGCGACGTTCACCTCCGCCAGCCAGCTGCGCCTGCTGCCCGGGCCGGAGAACGGGGCGGTCCGTCCCCCGGTGTCCCCTTCGGGCACCTGA
- a CDS encoding J domain-containing protein, with protein sequence MPSIAPAPPSVPAGARPVPAIGPVTPVPLAPRINPLTPVPAMPPVGVPPVLAVGQVVPPIAPAGSPPPRPGSRPTVSLPAVAPAGAPRPPSSTNLAPAISQVAALTPPPPSAAAAGPALSLEQLTELETRCAKLDQTDYFELLALDRSAVPSDIKKAFYRESRVYHPDRFFHLESKALKEQVHELYKRITEAYYVLRDDTKRKKYLVDIAGPDRAQKLRFTDASEAETKAAVKKEQEEQIGTHPKGRQFYAQAQKDLDAGNPSAAERNLKMALTYEPSNARYKEALAEAQKQTAEKSKGDSSFKIR encoded by the coding sequence GTGCCGTCCATCGCGCCGGCACCGCCGTCCGTGCCCGCGGGCGCGCGCCCCGTGCCCGCCATTGGGCCTGTCACCCCCGTGCCGCTCGCGCCGCGGATCAACCCGCTCACACCCGTGCCCGCGATGCCCCCCGTCGGGGTGCCACCGGTGCTCGCCGTTGGACAGGTCGTGCCGCCCATCGCCCCGGCCGGCTCTCCGCCGCCACGCCCTGGCAGCCGGCCCACGGTCTCCCTGCCCGCCGTCGCGCCCGCCGGAGCCCCACGCCCCCCGTCGAGCACGAACCTGGCGCCCGCCATCTCGCAGGTGGCCGCCCTCACGCCGCCCCCGCCGTCCGCCGCCGCCGCGGGTCCGGCGCTCAGCCTGGAGCAGCTCACGGAGCTGGAGACGCGCTGCGCGAAGCTGGACCAGACGGACTACTTCGAGCTGCTCGCGCTGGACCGCTCCGCCGTGCCCTCCGACATCAAGAAGGCCTTCTACCGGGAGAGCCGCGTCTACCACCCGGACCGCTTCTTCCATCTGGAGTCCAAGGCGCTCAAGGAGCAGGTGCACGAGCTCTACAAGCGCATCACCGAGGCCTATTACGTCCTGCGCGACGACACCAAGCGCAAGAAGTACCTCGTGGACATCGCCGGCCCGGACCGCGCGCAGAAGCTGCGCTTCACCGACGCCTCCGAGGCGGAGACGAAGGCCGCGGTGAAGAAGGAGCAGGAGGAGCAGATCGGCACCCACCCCAAGGGCCGCCAGTTCTACGCGCAGGCCCAGAAGGACCTGGACGCCGGCAACCCCTCCGCCGCGGAGCGCAACCTGAAGATGGCGCTCACCTACGAGCCCTCCAACGCCCGTTACAAGGAAGCCCTCGCGGAAGCGCAAAAGCAGACCGCGGAGAAGTCCAAGGGCGATTCGTCGTTCAAGATCCGCTGA
- the clpX gene encoding ATP-dependent Clp protease ATP-binding subunit ClpX: MESSARREEAPLTPREIFERLDRFVIGQDAAKRAVAIAAHNHLKRIQARRMRRQSLIKKSNILLIGPTGSGKTHIARNLADILHVPFTTVDATEYTEAGYYGKDVEVMVSDLLFKANHSVEDTQRGIIFIDEVDKIARRTQGARNGAGSRDIGGEGVQQSLLKLLEGREVHVPMNVTQAWNKSDFVQVDTRDILFICAGTFSDLHDFGDDGGRTMGFGSDAGDVKKKEKRISTRQLVDFGMMAEFLGRMPVMVQLERLGEPELLRVLTEPPDAITREFKELLSLDDIELEFPEGGLREVVRYSVARGLGARGLRSILEHVMSDVMFEAPERRHRQVAVDADFVKARLSSLDDVELNA, from the coding sequence ATGGAGTCGTCCGCACGCAGGGAAGAAGCACCTTTGACCCCGCGCGAGATCTTCGAGCGGTTGGACCGCTTCGTCATCGGACAGGACGCCGCGAAGCGCGCGGTGGCGATCGCCGCGCACAACCATCTCAAGCGAATCCAGGCACGCCGGATGCGCCGTCAGTCCCTCATCAAGAAGTCCAACATCCTGCTCATCGGCCCCACGGGCAGCGGCAAGACGCACATCGCGCGCAACCTGGCGGACATCCTCCACGTGCCCTTCACCACCGTCGACGCCACCGAGTACACGGAGGCCGGCTACTACGGGAAGGACGTGGAGGTGATGGTGTCCGACCTGCTCTTCAAGGCGAACCACTCGGTGGAGGACACCCAGCGGGGCATCATCTTCATCGACGAGGTGGACAAGATCGCCCGCCGCACCCAGGGCGCGCGCAACGGCGCCGGCAGCCGCGACATCGGCGGTGAGGGCGTGCAGCAGTCCCTGCTGAAGCTGCTGGAGGGGCGCGAGGTGCACGTGCCCATGAACGTCACCCAGGCGTGGAACAAGAGCGACTTCGTGCAGGTGGACACGCGCGACATCCTCTTCATCTGCGCGGGCACTTTCAGCGACCTGCACGACTTCGGCGACGACGGCGGCCGGACGATGGGCTTCGGCTCGGACGCGGGCGACGTGAAGAAGAAGGAGAAGCGCATCTCCACCCGGCAGCTGGTGGACTTCGGGATGATGGCGGAGTTCCTGGGCCGCATGCCGGTGATGGTGCAGTTGGAGCGGCTGGGCGAGCCGGAGCTGCTGCGCGTGCTCACCGAGCCGCCCGACGCCATCACCCGGGAGTTCAAGGAGCTGCTGTCCCTGGACGACATCGAGCTGGAGTTCCCGGAGGGCGGCCTGCGCGAGGTGGTGCGCTACTCCGTGGCGCGCGGGCTGGGGGCGCGCGGCCTGCGCTCCATCCTGGAGCACGTGATGTCGGACGTGATGTTCGAGGCGCCGGAGCGGCGGCACCGCCAGGTGGCGGTGGACGCGGACTTCGTGAAGGCGCGCCTGTCCAGTCTGGACGACGTGGAACTCAACGCTTGA
- a CDS encoding CvpA family protein, whose amino-acid sequence MAIDLILLGLVLFFGLLGALSGASRQVANTAGLAVGYFVSRKLAPIIGPKLAVALGAPLLVGTLAGTVLLFVVTWLTVRYALSALLMRFLSGSNPDERGVDRTLGFILGGGKMAAIFWVCLSALTFMEQHVVIAGKRVGVSPMGSVSFEMARRYNLFELTQFAPLKDLVHVAQATQDPQRARRLQDDPAFKALLMDPRFQAALKQHDLKGALQRGDSQALLRNDAILQLIQDPQTAARLGAAARAAEKTSLKR is encoded by the coding sequence ATGGCCATCGACCTCATCCTCCTGGGCCTGGTGCTCTTCTTCGGCTTGCTGGGCGCCCTGTCCGGCGCGTCGCGGCAGGTGGCCAACACCGCGGGCCTCGCGGTGGGCTACTTCGTCTCACGCAAGCTCGCGCCCATCATCGGCCCCAAGCTGGCCGTGGCCCTGGGCGCCCCGCTGCTCGTGGGCACCCTGGCCGGGACGGTGCTCCTCTTCGTCGTGACGTGGCTCACCGTGCGCTACGCCCTGAGCGCGCTGCTCATGCGCTTCCTCTCCGGGAGCAACCCGGACGAGCGCGGCGTGGACCGCACCCTGGGCTTCATCCTGGGCGGCGGGAAGATGGCCGCCATCTTCTGGGTCTGCCTGAGCGCACTCACCTTCATGGAGCAGCACGTCGTCATCGCCGGCAAGCGCGTGGGCGTGTCCCCCATGGGCTCCGTCTCCTTCGAGATGGCCCGCCGCTACAACCTCTTCGAACTCACCCAGTTCGCGCCCCTGAAGGACCTGGTGCACGTGGCCCAGGCCACCCAGGATCCGCAGCGCGCGCGCAGGCTCCAGGACGACCCGGCCTTCAAGGCCCTCCTCATGGATCCGCGCTTCCAGGCCGCCCTCAAGCAGCACGACCTGAAGGGCGCCCTCCAGCGAGGCGACTCTCAGGCCCTGCTGCGCAACGACGCCATCCTCCAGCTCATCCAGGACCCGCAGACGGCGGCGCGGTTGGGCGCCGCCGCGCGGGCCGCGGAGAAGACGTCCCTCAAGCGTTGA